CGGGCAGGGGAATGCCAGGGAGTACTCATAGAGGCTACTGCCGCAAAATCTAATAACCAGGCTCGGTATGGATATGCTGCCATGAGGGGTAACCACGCCACCTGAGCAAGTATATCCAGCAGGAACGGTGGCCACCTAGGGTACGATCCAACCACCAAGGGTTCCCCCACCACCAAGGATGTCACAAACGTACCCTATGGTACTTAATCCTGTGGGATTAGGAGCATTAACTCCAGATCCCGTACCAACAACCAGCAGTACGCCAGTGGTACCAGGAACCAAGCCAGGGGAACAGTCAGCAAGAAACGCATATCCCGGGATGTGCTCCTATATGCCATATACTCCGGACAGCCAGTTCATGCCTATTGTGAACTCAACACCATTACCTGGAAGCTACATGGTCTCTCCTTACATGTTAGGAGGAACACCAAATCCATATAGGGTCTACTCGGTAACCCACAACCAGGGTATGGGGGTAGGAAGCCATGTAGAACAACAGTTGCAGGATATCAGGTCCCTACTCAGCAAGGTTCCAGGGTTACCAAATCCCATGAAGGTGGCAACCCCGGAGTGCTATGCGGATTCTCCCTTTGTGGACAGCATTGCCTTTGTCAGCATGCCAAAGTGGTCACCACGCCAACAATGACGTTGTATGATGGAACAGATGATCCGCTAGAGCACATCAACCAGTACAAACAGAAAATGATGGTGGTTGCAGCAACAGGGCCTAAAAAGGAAGCATGTATGTGCAAGGGATTCGATTCCACCTTGTCAGGAGCCGCACTCCAATGGTTCATTAACCTTCCCAACAAGTCTATTTCTAGCTTCGCGGGGTTAGTGAACGTTTTTAATCAACAGTTCGCCAGCAGTCGCAAGCCAGAAAAATTATCCAGTGATCTATACCGGATCGTCCAGAGGTTCGAGGAGTCCACCAGGGATTATCTCTCCAGGTTTAACGTGGAAAAATATATATCCCTAGGTGCGACCCTACAACAGCAGTTAATGCCTTCAGAAGGGGACTGCACCGCGACTCTGATTTATACAAGGATATCACCAAGCACCCATTTGCCACCTTCGAGGAAGTCAAACAAATGGCCGAGGCTACTTATCGCCTAGAAGAGGATGAGGATAGAAGGGACCTGTACAGAACAGAGTCGTCCAGCAGAAAAATCACAACACAGAAGAAGAACGAAAGAGCCAAACCCTACAGCAAGAACACAGTGAACAAAGTCTCAGGAGAAACAGAGAGCACCGAGGCTTCTCTTAAGCTCGGGGAGTATGGGTTCACCACTGGACTTGCTGGGGTATTGAAGGCAATCAGGGAACTGGGGCAGAGGGGCAGATGGCCCAAGAAGCCTACCCCCAGGGAGAACGACATAAGAGATGCCAGCAAAAGGTGTGAATACCACAACGATATTGGCCACAATACAGAAGATTGTGTAGTACTACGAAAGGAAGTAAAGCACCTCTACAGTGCCGGATGCTTGGATCACCTGCTCCCCAAGGGAGCAAAATCTGGAAAAGTCAATACCGCTGACCAGGCCCAACCATCCCCACCTCCACCTTACTCAAAGGGCGTGAGTGTCATCACAGAAGGATCGGAAATATATGGTCTCACTTATTCAGCAGCAAAGCGCCACGCAACCGAGACTAAAGGAGATAACCCAGAGTTCTCCCTCAGGGTCAGCAAGCAGGATCTACCAGAAATCTCATTCGACGAGGCAGACATACCCGACGAGGCAGAATGCCACCATGACGCCTTGATCATTACCCTTTCCATAGGGAACTGCTTGTTAAAAAGatattggtagatacaggaagctctaTGAACCTCGTAATGCTGGAAACCTTGAAGaacatggggttcagcgagaaaGACCTGGTGCAGAACGCAGTACCCTTGGTAGGCTTCAGCGGAGAAACTAAACAATATTTTGGAGAAATAGTGATTCCTACCTTTGCAGAGGATATGAACAAACAGGTACGATACTTGGTCATTGATGGTCCGTCAACTTATATAGTGATACTTGGTAGGCCTTGGATCCATGAAATGAAAGCGGTACCATCAACGTACCATCAGAGCCTGAGGTTCCCTACACCCTGGGGGTATATGAGATACGGGGAGATCAAAATGTCGCTCGGGATTGCTACAAGAACGCTCTGAAACCCACTGCAGTTGGTCCAGCATAGCAATTATAGTAACTGTGCATCCAGAGGGAGTATATCGCACCTCCCCAGGAGAAACTCGACGAAGTATTCCTGGACCCACAGTTTCTAGCAAGAACAGTGCTGGTGGGAGCTCGTTGTGCAGATAACATCCGTGAGCAGATAATTGAATTTCTACgtactaacatggattgttttgcctGGTCCCATAGTGACATGATTGGAATAGATCCAAGTGTAATTATACACCGGTTAAATGTAGACCCCAGCTTTCTTCCAATCCAGCATAAAAGGCGGAAATTTGCTCCTGAAAGGAACGAGGTGATAAACCAGGAGGTAGACAACCTCCTGGCAGC
The Silene latifolia isolate original U9 population chromosome 11, ASM4854445v1, whole genome shotgun sequence genome window above contains:
- the LOC141613636 gene encoding uncharacterized protein LOC141613636, coding for MTLYDGTDDPLEHINQYKQKMMVVAATGPKKEACMCKGFDSTLSGAALQWFINLPNKSISSFAGCDPTTAVNAFRRGLHRDSDLYKDITKHPFATFEEVKQMAEATYRLEEDEDRRDLYRTESSSRKITTQKKNERAKPYSKNTVNKVSGETESTEASLKLGEYGFTTGLAGVLKAIRELGQRGRWPKKPTPRENDIRDASKRCEYHNDIGHNTEDCVVLRKEVKHLYSAGCLDHLLPKGAKSGKVNTADQAQPSPPPPYSKGVSVITEGSEIYGLTYSAAKRHATETKGDNPEFSLRVSKQDLPEISFDEADIPDEAECHHDALIITLSIGNCLLKRYW